TACTTTCAAATATATTATGAGTtaagacagagacacagattgaaactcATGAAAGGTAAACTTAAGACTGACAAAGCGTGAAAGGTCCCAGGTACCACGCTAGTTTGTACGGTTATAACAGATGCTGGTAACCAAATAGGCAGAGAAGATTTTCCTTCACTGCTCCAAGGCAAAATCTCCATCTCTGAGCAAGACAGACCAGGCAAGcaggttgtgatgaaaggtcacagacctgaaatgttaactctgctgttctctccaaaaatgctgccagatatactgaatatTTCCACATTTTCTATttctaattcagatttccagcatttgcagttgttTGCTTCTGTGTTTTTGTAGGCCTGTGTCTGTGCCGAGTACTTAAGCTCAGCTAGAGCAGCAGTAGGTGTATTACAATTAACCAGGGTTAAGGAATGGAAAATTAGTACGGGTTCCTGCCCTAATCACTATACAGCGACCCCTACTGGAAGTTGGCATGTAGGCATGGAGCTTACAGGACAGAATCAGGCTTGTCTGTGATGTCCTTCACTGTCATGGCTTACACCTAGGTGATGACCACTTAAGTAGAAATACCTTCTACTATTGAAACCGTACCTTAATGAGGAATACTGCTTTCGAGTGAGGAGGGGGCAAAACTGCACAAGAAAAATATTAGATGGGTGCAACATTGCTTTATGTTAATATCTCTGTTTCCCATTAAAATTAGAAGAAAATGCATTGATCTGGGTTCATAAACAATTCATATCAACAGCCCAAAATTAAAAGAGTATTGTTTTACTTTATCTTCCATCCCCTAATTCTGCCCCAGTGCAATCTACAACAAAACATGATAATTGGAAAAGCACCATCAATTTTCTATAAAAAAACAGTGTACATGGAACATTAACAACCACCCGTAGGGATTCTTTGTACTCTTCTGAAAATGAAAAATATAAATGATCCCTAACTAGTCTGTGAAAACATCAAGTGGAAGATTAATGAATCTATATTTATTCAAAAATGACATAATTTTCCCCTAAAACTCTGATGGTGCAGACTAGGCAAATGATGTACCTCCCTTACTGCTGAAGGGCATCAGAGAACAAGACAACAGGAAGGGAGGCTGTTATTTGCAAGGAGCTGTGACATGAGGAATGAGTTCGGAGGGATTTTAGCCTATGAGACAATTTGTCCGTTTCAAAGATGGTACTGGTGATCTGCCTCATAAAATCTGCCAGAGGCATTGCAAGCTGGCTGTCAAATAGGTAATGTGATTATCAGCAGCGCTCCTCTATTGGGAAGCATCTGTTTAAGTAAATGAGGCTCGTATGAAATGTTGTCCTCTCACTTGCTCTCTTGTATCTGCGTGTGTCTGTTTTGTGGGAGTTGTAATCCAACAGCACTGCAAAGCCACCTGTCCTTGACATGCTTTGAAAACACATTTTAAGCTTGAAGATGGTATTAACGGGAACTTGGACAAAATGTGAGTGACTGTCTGCAAAGCTCCGTGCTCAGGAAAGCCCTAGCTTTACCCCAAGGAAGCTAGATTTTGGAGTTCTTCAAAAAGCAAAACCTGTGACTTGCTTTCATTTCCTTAAACTTCAACAATGACTGAGTTTTACTTCAGACAATCTGGAAATTTCACTGCTATGGTGTTCCACCAACCAACTGTGTCTACAGATGTGGAGGACTCGGTGGGTAAACCGTCAAACATTTACACCTATGTAGCAATATTTATCAGTCTCGTGGTGCTTCTGCTTGTCATCATGGTCACTGTGCTGTACAGATTAAAGCACGTCATTGCTCCCGTTTCCTCACCCGTGGAAGGTGCCGGCAACACAGATGTTTTCACCAACATGGAAGTCGGCAGCTTTTAAGACTGGCTGGGCAAATGTCAGCAGATTTGTTTGGCTGAATACGTTTACAAAGAGAAATGAAGATGCTCAATCAATATTTAACTCCTGTGGGGACCCTGTTCTGTGCGAGATGTACTGCTGCTCAGCATTCTGATCCAGACTCTATTATCAGTCAGTTATGAATGGATGGTAGTTAAACAAATGAAATTGGAAAATACCACAAACATCAACTTAAGTCTATGACATTATCAAATCAGCAGACTCAACACAGATTGTATTAACAAGGCATTAATATTATTCATTAAGTTGATGTATTTTTGTTTTGAAACAATTCATTAGGAAACCCTCTAGTCTTGTTGATTAAATGAGGGTTATTATGATTAACCATGATAAATTTTGGTTCTACTTAACAGTTCTATAACCCAGTTTTGTCAGAATTTTCAAGACAAACTTAAAGTAAAAATAAATATTCAACAGGATATGAAATCCTCATAGACAGAAACTGCGTGGGACTTTATCCAATGTTTTAAAGAGGTATGTAGAGGTTTCTAATTTTGACAagtctaaaaaaaaaatctcttcaaaATGCTTCTTAAAAATGTCATAAACAATACAAAATGTGTCATAAACAAAACAATGCT
This Heterodontus francisci isolate sHetFra1 chromosome 15, sHetFra1.hap1, whole genome shotgun sequence DNA region includes the following protein-coding sequences:
- the LOC137377860 gene encoding serine-rich and transmembrane domain-containing 2-like; this translates as MVFHQPTVSTDVEDSVGKPSNIYTYVAIFISLVVLLLVIMVTVLYRLKHVIAPVSSPVEGAGNTDVFTNMEVGSF